Proteins co-encoded in one Desulfitobacterium hafniense DCB-2 genomic window:
- a CDS encoding arsenate reductase family protein, which yields MQFICYSRCTTCQKARKWLEEKEHSFEVRDIKGDNPTFAELQTWYKLSGLPLKRFFNTSGQQYKSLNLKDKLPKMTEEEQLKLLATDGMLVKRPLLLGEDFVLTGFKEAEWEERLNKS from the coding sequence ATGCAATTTATATGCTACTCCAGATGCACGACGTGTCAAAAAGCACGGAAATGGTTAGAGGAAAAAGAGCATTCCTTTGAAGTCAGGGATATCAAAGGAGATAATCCAACCTTTGCGGAACTGCAAACATGGTATAAACTTAGCGGGTTGCCCTTGAAACGTTTCTTTAACACCAGCGGTCAACAGTATAAGAGCTTAAATCTCAAGGATAAGCTGCCTAAGATGACTGAAGAAGAGCAGTTAAAGCTTCTGGCTACAGATGGAATGCTGGTGAAACGCCCCCTTTTGCTGGGGGAGGATTTTGTTCTGACAGGTTTTAAAGAAGCTGAATGGGAAGAGAGATTAAACAAATCATAA
- the brnQ gene encoding branched-chain amino acid transport system II carrier protein, with protein sequence MKLSSKDILITGFALLAMFFGAGNLIFPPMLGLQSGDQLSWALLGFIATGVGLPFLGVTAVAKAGGDLELLANRVHPAFSKMITTISVLCIGPLLAIPRTAATTYEVAIAPVTQSIHPQLALLLTSVVFFIIVLFFVLRPAKILDSVGKILTPFMLVFLTLIIYVGVTHPLGTMAQSSYTNPFSQGFLEGYNTMDAIASVIFGMIIVKGIKDKGVTDNNQIARITIIAGMIAAAGLGFIYIGLAYIGATTGTLFTGTNHGQMLIFVSESLLGVLGRTVIGVVMALACLTTAIGLVASCGEYFSRLTHNRVSYNTVAIITTLVSFILANMGLANILKISVPLLEFVYPIIIVLIMLALLHNFYKGKRAVYVWTTGIIVLFVILDTLYDLGASLGINLAFIRDGLNLLPFYHLGLGWLVPAVLTLVLSVVFTANKSVKA encoded by the coding sequence ATGAAGCTTTCCAGCAAGGACATTTTAATTACAGGATTCGCACTCTTAGCTATGTTTTTTGGGGCAGGCAACCTAATTTTTCCGCCTATGCTTGGTTTGCAAAGTGGAGATCAGCTTTCCTGGGCTTTATTGGGTTTTATTGCTACAGGAGTTGGCTTACCTTTTTTAGGAGTAACTGCGGTGGCGAAAGCCGGCGGGGATTTGGAATTGCTCGCTAATCGGGTTCACCCTGCCTTCAGTAAAATGATCACGACGATTTCTGTTCTCTGTATCGGCCCCCTTCTGGCTATTCCCAGGACCGCCGCCACAACTTATGAAGTAGCGATTGCTCCTGTGACCCAGTCCATCCATCCTCAGCTGGCTTTATTGCTGACATCGGTTGTCTTTTTTATCATTGTCTTATTTTTTGTCCTAAGGCCGGCGAAAATTCTTGATAGTGTGGGTAAAATACTTACTCCCTTTATGCTGGTTTTTTTAACCCTGATCATTTATGTCGGAGTCACCCATCCTTTAGGAACGATGGCTCAAAGCAGCTATACCAATCCCTTTTCCCAAGGGTTTTTAGAAGGTTACAATACCATGGATGCTATCGCCTCGGTGATTTTTGGTATGATCATTGTTAAAGGGATCAAAGATAAAGGGGTTACCGATAACAATCAAATCGCCAGAATCACTATCATAGCAGGGATGATTGCGGCAGCGGGCCTGGGCTTTATCTACATTGGCTTAGCATATATCGGAGCTACGACGGGAACCTTATTTACCGGTACCAATCATGGGCAGATGCTGATCTTTGTCAGTGAATCCCTGTTAGGGGTCCTGGGCCGGACGGTTATTGGTGTCGTGATGGCTCTGGCCTGTCTCACTACGGCGATTGGACTGGTGGCCAGCTGCGGAGAATATTTCAGCCGTTTAACCCATAACCGGGTAAGCTATAATACCGTAGCAATCATTACCACTTTGGTCAGCTTTATTTTGGCGAATATGGGCTTAGCTAACATTCTGAAGATATCCGTACCGCTCTTGGAGTTCGTCTATCCGATCATTATTGTGCTGATTATGCTTGCTCTTCTTCATAACTTCTATAAAGGCAAGCGGGCAGTTTATGTATGGACAACGGGCATTATTGTACTCTTCGTCATCCTTGATACTCTCTATGATTTGGGAGCATCCCTGGGGATTAATCTCGCCTTTATCCGGGATGGACTGAATCTGCTGCCTTTCTATCATTTAGGTTTGGGGTGGCTGGTCCCCGCTGTACTCACCTTAGTTTTAAGTGTAGTCTTTACTGCCAATAAATCCGTCAAGGCCTAG
- a CDS encoding sigma-70 family RNA polymerase sigma factor: protein MGIFGTKGVDKKTYVALVTEYKSTMYRLAFGYLGDADKALEAVDEAVYLGYVHRKELREPVFFKTWLTRILINECYRLLRMGKREVIMEALPEQGQSFPEGTLSLKMAIQGLSEDLRKVIVLRYFGGYTIADTAALLGIPEGTVATRTRKALRLLRVELSDQEGGEQYDRG from the coding sequence ATGGGGATATTTGGCACCAAGGGAGTCGATAAAAAGACCTATGTGGCTTTGGTCACAGAGTATAAAAGCACAATGTATCGCCTTGCTTTCGGCTATCTCGGCGATGCAGACAAGGCCTTGGAGGCAGTGGATGAAGCTGTCTATTTAGGCTATGTTCATAGAAAAGAGTTGCGGGAACCCGTTTTTTTCAAGACATGGCTGACCCGAATTCTCATCAATGAATGCTATCGGCTGTTGAGAATGGGAAAGCGGGAAGTGATCATGGAAGCTCTGCCGGAGCAAGGGCAATCTTTTCCAGAAGGCACATTATCGCTCAAGATGGCTATACAAGGACTGTCTGAAGACCTCAGAAAGGTCATCGTGCTGCGTTACTTCGGTGGCTATACCATTGCCGATACGGCTGCACTTTTGGGAATTCCGGAGGGGACGGTAGCCACCCGTACACGAAAGGCCCTAAGACTCCTAAGAGTGGAACTGAGCGATCAGGAGGGGGGAGAGCAGTATGACAGAGGATAA
- a CDS encoding DUF4179 domain-containing protein: MTEDNQDMSKNSLNGGQGWEALLAEAHAEPEGLDFVEERLENRIGLNKRKKRRKRAIYSSLSTVAAALVFVFLVNTNGAFAQTLSRLPVIGQLIEYIQFDKSLSRAIENEYIQEVDLTAWDGDKGLGLPYVLADAKNLVLFFQLPDDFELAADEWAHIYLKEMREGRTGEKLEGFAYTTSSLSPEGREENHGFIMQRYHFPEGELPEQISFDVLLELENLPREKSEAPVGEFAEDAYEHQMQEIGSFTFEVKFNEFAEPIVSEFHEQLSIRGQSITLEEMRVYPTGTEVSFAFADENTSWVKGLDLTVAEEGESVLRGSQGISAIYKEDYSGMTVFIESDYFDKPKEQELWIRGLRLLDKEEEFITVDLEKKTITPAIEGMELKEVIKGEEKANLVFATKVMGEEAFGAFAFDYQDEQGNTYTLKNMGTSSSQNSWMETHITVDYPESGRIILQRVSSPLLILEEPIRIPLPQR; encoded by the coding sequence ATGACAGAGGATAATCAAGATATGTCAAAGAACAGCCTTAATGGTGGGCAAGGCTGGGAGGCTTTGCTGGCAGAAGCTCATGCTGAACCTGAGGGCTTGGACTTTGTAGAAGAGCGGCTGGAGAACAGAATCGGGCTGAATAAGAGGAAAAAGAGAAGAAAGAGAGCAATTTACAGTTCCCTCTCGACCGTTGCCGCGGCACTGGTGTTCGTCTTTTTGGTCAACACCAATGGGGCTTTTGCCCAGACACTTTCTAGGCTTCCTGTGATCGGCCAACTGATTGAGTATATCCAGTTTGATAAGAGCCTGAGCAGAGCGATAGAAAATGAATATATTCAGGAGGTTGATCTGACCGCCTGGGATGGGGATAAGGGATTAGGCCTGCCTTATGTGCTGGCCGATGCCAAGAATTTGGTGCTCTTTTTTCAGCTTCCCGATGATTTTGAGCTGGCTGCTGATGAGTGGGCCCATATCTATCTTAAGGAGATGAGGGAGGGCAGAACAGGAGAGAAACTTGAAGGTTTTGCCTATACCACCTCCAGTTTGTCTCCAGAGGGAAGGGAAGAAAATCATGGCTTTATCATGCAGCGCTATCACTTTCCTGAAGGTGAGCTGCCTGAACAGATCTCTTTTGATGTGCTTTTGGAGTTGGAAAACCTCCCCCGTGAAAAGAGCGAAGCTCCTGTAGGGGAATTTGCCGAGGATGCTTATGAACACCAGATGCAAGAAATAGGGAGTTTTACCTTTGAAGTCAAATTTAATGAATTTGCTGAGCCCATCGTATCGGAATTTCATGAGCAGCTCAGCATCCGTGGTCAGAGCATCACTCTGGAAGAGATGAGGGTGTACCCGACAGGAACGGAAGTGTCCTTTGCCTTTGCTGATGAGAATACATCCTGGGTCAAAGGTTTGGATTTGACTGTAGCAGAAGAAGGGGAAAGCGTACTGAGAGGCAGTCAGGGGATCAGTGCCATATATAAAGAAGATTACAGCGGCATGACGGTTTTTATCGAATCGGATTATTTTGACAAGCCCAAGGAACAGGAGCTTTGGATTCGGGGCCTGCGTTTGCTGGATAAAGAAGAGGAATTTATTACGGTGGACCTGGAGAAGAAAACCATCACCCCGGCGATTGAGGGCATGGAGCTTAAAGAAGTGATCAAAGGAGAAGAAAAAGCTAACCTGGTGTTTGCCACCAAAGTCATGGGAGAGGAAGCCTTCGGTGCCTTCGCTTTCGATTATCAGGATGAGCAAGGGAACACCTATACACTGAAAAACATGGGCACTTCTTCATCCCAAAATTCCTGGATGGAAACGCACATAACTGTAGACTATCCCGAGTCCGGCCGGATCATCTTGCAAAGAGTATCATCCCCGCTGCTTATCCTGGAAGAGCCAATCCGTATTCCTCTTCCTCAACGTTAA
- a CDS encoding LysM peptidoglycan-binding domain-containing protein, with the protein MKINKKRFAIAILLIAILVLTGCTANQKAIFDASMKMQKVNSIQQHMTLSMELKGTGLDPMIQEQVDQVAAMLNDTKIELNLKTKTNEKQTMVQSQADMNFSMPGLEMKMPLWIDMDLTGDQPKFLEIIQMPLMAKASLPPEYMSKEYMVMDLANTSSSELAPMDMTKLMDFSVNFQTKWTDFLISYADRFNPGLEVVSVPVQDPSIQKYAIHLDDKAFKALLSYTVNNFAQDKEAQGFLNDYFQAVLDLSGGASSFEGALDAEEMFGDSESSAEALSQFNAILDSLQDVTLVGESGIQLIYTISDGYITQTEGSFDLQIDLAQMAGLLNIPSEDEESTEVSGILNFIINYKAENSNINQPLDIQIPELSTENSFDYFEFMEASLSALENVEVGVEEVIQEPAPEPGPEPVPPAANSSEESVAAASAPTDYTVQPGDTLATIALNHYGSYEQHAGIYQANLAAFKKNGNRLDAGMVLTLPAEGLLAPLPAENVKQVYTVKAGDTLGSIAKQIYGDSSLYTKIYEANQERLKSPNLIFEGQKLVIPN; encoded by the coding sequence ATGAAAATTAACAAGAAACGCTTTGCTATAGCTATCCTATTGATAGCAATCCTTGTCTTAACAGGATGTACAGCAAACCAAAAAGCCATCTTCGATGCCTCAATGAAGATGCAAAAGGTCAATTCCATACAACAGCATATGACACTGTCTATGGAACTCAAGGGTACAGGACTGGACCCCATGATTCAGGAGCAAGTCGATCAAGTGGCGGCGATGCTCAATGACACAAAGATTGAACTTAATCTTAAGACCAAAACCAATGAAAAGCAAACCATGGTTCAATCCCAGGCAGATATGAATTTCAGTATGCCGGGACTGGAGATGAAGATGCCCCTCTGGATCGACATGGATCTCACAGGAGATCAGCCTAAGTTTTTGGAGATCATTCAAATGCCCCTCATGGCTAAAGCATCCTTGCCGCCTGAGTACATGAGCAAAGAGTATATGGTTATGGACCTTGCCAATACGAGCAGCTCAGAATTAGCTCCGATGGATATGACCAAGCTGATGGACTTCAGTGTGAACTTTCAAACCAAGTGGACGGACTTTTTGATAAGTTATGCTGACCGTTTTAACCCTGGCCTGGAGGTCGTCAGTGTGCCCGTTCAGGATCCTTCCATCCAGAAATACGCCATTCACCTTGATGACAAAGCATTTAAAGCTTTGTTAAGCTACACTGTCAATAATTTTGCCCAAGATAAAGAAGCCCAAGGCTTTTTGAATGATTATTTCCAAGCTGTTCTCGATCTGAGCGGCGGGGCCTCCTCTTTCGAAGGTGCCCTGGATGCTGAAGAGATGTTTGGCGACTCGGAAAGCTCTGCAGAGGCTTTAAGCCAGTTCAATGCGATCTTAGACTCCCTGCAGGATGTAACTCTGGTCGGAGAGAGCGGTATTCAATTGATCTACACCATTTCCGATGGTTACATTACCCAGACTGAAGGAAGCTTTGATCTGCAGATTGATTTGGCCCAAATGGCAGGCTTGTTGAATATTCCCAGTGAAGATGAGGAATCAACAGAAGTCAGCGGCATCCTGAATTTTATCATTAACTATAAGGCAGAGAATTCCAATATCAATCAACCTCTTGATATCCAAATTCCGGAATTAAGCACGGAGAACTCTTTCGACTACTTTGAATTTATGGAGGCCTCTTTGTCTGCGCTGGAGAACGTTGAGGTAGGCGTTGAGGAAGTTATTCAAGAACCTGCTCCGGAACCCGGCCCGGAACCTGTTCCACCGGCAGCCAATTCTTCTGAGGAGTCCGTTGCAGCGGCATCCGCACCTACGGATTATACAGTGCAGCCGGGCGATACATTAGCGACGATCGCGCTTAATCACTACGGAAGCTATGAACAGCATGCCGGCATCTACCAAGCCAATTTGGCAGCTTTTAAGAAGAATGGCAACCGGCTGGATGCAGGAATGGTCCTGACTCTTCCGGCTGAAGGACTGCTTGCACCATTGCCTGCGGAGAACGTAAAGCAAGTCTATACAGTAAAAGCAGGGGATACTTTAGGGAGCATAGCTAAACAAATCTACGGTGACAGTTCCCTCTATACCAAAATCTATGAAGCCAATCAAGAAAGATTAAAGAGCCCCAACCTGATTTTTGAAGGGCAAAAGCTGGTAATCCCTAACTGA
- a CDS encoding GntR family transcriptional regulator translates to MDIIISNSSGKPIYEQITSQIKNLIITGELKPGEALPSMRLLAKELRISVITTKRAYEDLERDGFIQSIMGKGSFVAAQNTEFIREEHLRKVEEYLQKAIETAKLSDISLEELMEITAMLYKEGEE, encoded by the coding sequence TTGGATATTATCATCAGCAACTCCAGTGGGAAGCCTATATATGAGCAAATCACGTCTCAAATCAAAAATCTGATTATCACAGGAGAGCTTAAGCCTGGGGAGGCCCTGCCCTCTATGCGTCTTTTAGCTAAAGAACTGCGTATTAGTGTGATTACGACGAAAAGAGCTTATGAGGATTTGGAACGGGATGGGTTTATCCAGTCCATCATGGGGAAGGGAAGCTTTGTCGCTGCGCAAAATACAGAGTTTATACGAGAAGAGCATTTGCGGAAGGTGGAAGAATACCTGCAAAAAGCTATTGAGACGGCTAAACTCTCAGATATATCACTGGAAGAGCTTATGGAGATCACGGCCATGCTTTATAAGGAAGGGGAGGAATAA
- a CDS encoding ABC transporter ATP-binding protein, producing the protein MENVLETKNLSKRYQEFELKNVSFSLPKGCIMGLVGENGAGKSTTIKLLLNLIRRDGGEVKILGKDNLNHEKEIKEDIGVVFDESNFPDNMNAADISLVMNNIYRNWDQKLFDGYLRRFSLPPQKKVKDYSRGMKMKLSIAAALSHHPKFLILDEPTSGLDPMVREEILDIFLEFIQDEEHSILISSHIISDLEKIADYITFIHKGKILFSEAKDQLLEDYGILKCSHTELDQLDKGLIMGYRKNQFGVEALVKRKKLKGKFLIDSAGIEDIMLFYSRGVGK; encoded by the coding sequence ATGGAAAATGTCCTCGAAACAAAGAATCTATCGAAAAGATATCAGGAGTTTGAATTGAAGAATGTCAGCTTTTCCTTACCCAAGGGCTGCATTATGGGGTTAGTCGGGGAGAATGGAGCGGGAAAAAGCACAACCATTAAGCTGCTGCTCAACTTAATCCGGCGTGATGGGGGAGAGGTGAAGATCTTAGGCAAGGATAATTTGAACCATGAGAAGGAGATCAAGGAAGACATAGGAGTTGTGTTTGATGAGAGCAACTTTCCGGATAATATGAATGCCGCGGATATATCCCTGGTGATGAACAATATCTATAGGAACTGGGATCAGAAGCTTTTTGACGGTTATCTGCGGAGATTTAGTTTGCCGCCCCAGAAAAAGGTCAAAGATTATTCCAGGGGTATGAAAATGAAGCTGTCTATCGCTGCGGCCTTGTCTCATCACCCTAAATTCTTGATTCTTGATGAACCCACCAGTGGTTTGGATCCCATGGTGCGGGAAGAAATTCTGGATATTTTTCTGGAGTTTATCCAGGACGAAGAACATTCTATCTTGATCTCCTCGCATATCATCAGTGATCTAGAGAAAATTGCCGACTATATTACGTTCATTCATAAAGGGAAAATATTATTCAGCGAGGCCAAGGATCAGCTTCTTGAGGATTATGGGATTCTCAAGTGCAGCCATACGGAATTGGATCAACTGGATAAAGGGTTGATCATGGGCTATCGGAAAAATCAGTTTGGCGTTGAAGCTCTGGTCAAAAGAAAAAAGCTCAAAGGCAAATTCCTGATCGATTCAGCAGGAATCGAGGATATTATGCTGTTTTATAGCAGGGGGGTAGGGAAATGA
- a CDS encoding ABC-2 transporter permease produces MKGLIIKDIFALRQQGKILLALLVFYAVYSVVFQNLSMLAGMIVLLCVMLPVTTMAYDEKSKWDKYALSMPIPRKTIVLSKYLFAIIAEFLAVIIIGILGGIIVFFTGEMVIGEMLVMTLALGGAGLFFLALVLPILFKFGVEKARFIMLLAFFIPSMIVMMLPQLGIEPPSAQTLRFLGYLSPLIVAGLLLFSVKISIGIYNKKEF; encoded by the coding sequence ATGAAAGGATTGATTATTAAGGATATCTTTGCCTTAAGACAGCAAGGTAAAATACTTTTGGCATTGCTGGTGTTCTATGCCGTCTATTCAGTCGTATTTCAAAATCTAAGTATGCTGGCAGGCATGATCGTTCTCCTCTGTGTTATGCTGCCTGTCACGACCATGGCTTATGATGAAAAAAGCAAATGGGATAAATATGCGCTATCTATGCCCATCCCCAGAAAAACCATTGTCCTCAGCAAATATTTGTTTGCGATCATAGCTGAATTTTTGGCAGTGATTATAATTGGCATTCTCGGTGGGATCATCGTCTTTTTTACAGGTGAAATGGTCATCGGGGAGATGCTCGTCATGACCTTGGCCTTAGGTGGAGCTGGTTTGTTCTTTCTCGCCCTTGTCCTGCCCATACTTTTTAAATTTGGTGTGGAAAAGGCCCGATTTATTATGCTGCTGGCGTTTTTTATTCCCTCAATGATTGTTATGATGCTTCCCCAGCTGGGGATTGAGCCTCCCAGTGCTCAAACCCTAAGATTTTTAGGATATCTATCACCTCTGATTGTGGCAGGTCTGCTCCTGTTTTCTGTGAAAATCTCCATTGGTATCTATAATAAAAAAGAGTTTTAG
- a CDS encoding spore germination protein has protein sequence MLKELIQKALSQGNEKNANEKDQWEVQAKALDHSLQENLQSLQQIFERCGDITFREFKINAGESIDAALIYFQEITDAKKISEYMLGPIMMHETSGAADDGQPVAEKIVDFVRNHLSTAANVETARDIGELTKGILDSKVALLIEGAPAALLMDAHGERARSIAEPDSEPVVRGPKDGFVECLATNVMLLRRRIRTSRFKMEAFEIGELTRTKVGVCYIQGIADNKIVEEVKIRLHRIKIDGVLASGYIEEMIQDESLSNFPLIFTTERPDRVAGCLLEGRVAIMVDNTPVSLVVPCTFMTLLQASEDYFTTAEFSTFIRILRFIGLNFSLMLPALTVAVFSFHQELIPLPLLATVAGARQELPFPIFLEILAMEITFELLREAGVRLPKTIGQAISTVGGIVIGQAAVNAGFVSPLSVIVVALTAISSFTIPNYPAGTSIRILRFFLLVCSAILGIVGVMFALMFILFHLNSLRSFGVPYLTPFAPYSLKDLKDTVVRAPWWAMLARPRLVNEGTERQARNQGPQKPDQEGGDSHR, from the coding sequence ATGCTTAAGGAATTGATTCAAAAAGCCCTCTCTCAAGGGAATGAAAAAAATGCCAATGAAAAAGATCAATGGGAAGTCCAGGCTAAGGCTTTGGATCATTCCCTTCAGGAAAACCTGCAAAGTTTGCAGCAGATCTTTGAGCGGTGTGGTGATATTACTTTCCGGGAATTTAAGATTAATGCTGGTGAGTCCATCGATGCCGCACTGATTTATTTCCAGGAAATTACTGATGCCAAAAAAATTTCCGAGTATATGCTGGGGCCGATAATGATGCATGAAACATCTGGGGCGGCTGACGATGGTCAGCCGGTTGCTGAGAAAATCGTTGACTTTGTCCGGAATCACTTAAGCACAGCGGCCAATGTGGAAACGGCCCGGGACATAGGCGAACTAACCAAAGGGATATTGGACTCTAAGGTGGCTTTACTTATCGAGGGAGCGCCGGCTGCCTTATTGATGGATGCTCATGGGGAAAGAGCGAGGAGTATAGCAGAGCCTGATTCAGAGCCGGTGGTCAGGGGACCTAAAGACGGCTTCGTGGAATGTTTAGCCACCAATGTCATGCTGCTGCGCCGCCGCATACGCACCAGCCGCTTTAAGATGGAGGCCTTCGAGATAGGTGAGCTGACCCGCACGAAAGTAGGTGTCTGCTATATTCAGGGAATCGCTGATAATAAAATCGTGGAAGAAGTAAAGATCCGTCTGCACAGGATTAAAATAGATGGAGTTCTGGCCAGCGGCTATATCGAAGAAATGATTCAGGATGAATCCCTATCGAATTTTCCTTTGATCTTCACCACGGAACGTCCTGACCGGGTCGCGGGCTGTTTGCTGGAGGGCAGAGTCGCTATTATGGTGGACAATACTCCTGTGAGCCTGGTGGTGCCCTGCACTTTTATGACACTGCTGCAGGCCTCTGAGGACTATTTTACGACTGCCGAATTTTCCACCTTTATTCGTATTTTGCGTTTTATCGGCCTCAATTTCTCTCTGATGCTCCCGGCCTTAACGGTGGCTGTTTTTTCCTTTCATCAGGAATTGATTCCCCTGCCCTTGCTCGCCACTGTGGCAGGCGCCCGCCAGGAATTGCCTTTTCCCATTTTTCTGGAGATTCTTGCTATGGAAATAACCTTTGAATTGCTGCGGGAAGCAGGGGTCCGCCTTCCTAAAACCATAGGCCAGGCGATTAGCACCGTAGGGGGTATTGTCATTGGCCAAGCTGCGGTAAACGCCGGTTTTGTGTCGCCCTTATCCGTAATTGTCGTGGCTTTGACCGCTATTTCCTCCTTTACGATTCCTAATTATCCGGCCGGGACGTCTATTCGTATCCTGCGCTTTTTCCTTTTGGTATGTTCGGCTATTTTAGGAATCGTAGGAGTTATGTTTGCTCTTATGTTTATTCTTTTTCATCTCAACAGTTTAAGATCCTTTGGAGTGCCTTATCTTACCCCCTTTGCGCCCTATAGCCTCAAAGATCTTAAAGACACCGTCGTTCGTGCGCCCTGGTGGGCGATGCTCGCCCGTCCCCGTTTGGTGAATGAGGGGACGGAACGTCAGGCAAGGAATCAGGGGCCCCAAAAGCCGGATCAAGAGGGAGGGGACTCTCATCGATAG
- a CDS encoding GerAB/ArcD/ProY family transporter: MRISASQFAVLLFLTIMATAVLVVPSITAKTAGQSAWMVPALAAGLGCLTLWLTTKLNRRFPEKNLIQYSRTIAGKYLGKMIGIGYMIFFLVFSFLIVQQVAEVLYFFLLKNTPPWFLALCFILVCSYGVFQGIEVIARTAQFVLPLFVLSFLSIVFFAFQDMQLKELMPLLEGGMYPIIRASVVPGSWFGECIILAFLFPHIHKQKEIFRQGFWAILAAAVFFTGNILLTVLILGPELTANYDLPFWLVIRFIEVGSTFLRIETVIVFLWISAVVVKFTLIYYLGCVTTAEVFGWKSYQRIVIPFGLVLAAASNFLLNNSMELNSFLSNYWPPFAYVFELVIPGLLLAAAVLLKKGRKAQ; this comes from the coding sequence GTGCGCATATCTGCTTCACAATTTGCCGTGCTTTTGTTTTTAACGATTATGGCGACGGCTGTTCTTGTCGTCCCCAGTATTACGGCTAAGACGGCCGGTCAGTCAGCCTGGATGGTACCTGCTCTGGCAGCGGGATTGGGATGTCTCACTCTATGGCTGACGACAAAGCTCAACCGGCGTTTTCCGGAAAAGAACTTAATCCAATACAGCAGGACTATCGCCGGAAAGTATCTGGGGAAAATGATCGGGATCGGCTATATGATCTTTTTCTTGGTGTTTAGTTTCTTGATTGTACAACAGGTTGCTGAAGTTCTGTATTTTTTTCTTTTGAAAAATACTCCTCCCTGGTTTCTCGCTCTTTGTTTTATATTGGTTTGCAGTTACGGTGTTTTCCAGGGGATTGAAGTGATCGCCCGTACCGCTCAATTTGTGCTGCCCCTGTTTGTGCTCAGCTTTCTTAGCATTGTATTTTTTGCTTTTCAAGATATGCAGCTGAAAGAATTAATGCCTTTGCTGGAAGGAGGAATGTATCCCATCATCAGGGCGTCCGTAGTTCCGGGTTCCTGGTTTGGTGAATGCATCATTCTGGCTTTTCTGTTTCCCCACATCCATAAGCAAAAAGAGATTTTTCGACAAGGCTTTTGGGCTATCCTGGCCGCCGCAGTTTTCTTTACCGGGAATATACTCTTAACCGTGCTTATTTTGGGTCCGGAATTAACGGCCAACTACGATTTACCCTTTTGGCTGGTCATTCGTTTTATTGAAGTTGGAAGCACTTTTCTGCGCATTGAGACGGTCATCGTTTTTCTCTGGATTTCCGCAGTTGTCGTGAAGTTTACCCTCATTTATTATTTAGGGTGTGTCACGACCGCCGAAGTATTTGGCTGGAAATCCTATCAACGGATTGTAATTCCTTTTGGGTTAGTTCTCGCCGCAGCTTCCAATTTTCTTTTGAACAATTCGATGGAGTTAAATTCATTCTTAAGCAACTATTGGCCGCCTTTTGCCTATGTTTTTGAACTGGTGATACCAGGTCTGTTATTGGCGGCGGCTGTACTCCTTAAGAAAGGAAGAAAGGCACAGTGA